The DNA region GTTTTGACAATTTTGTGGTCACCCTCTTAAGAGACCCCTAAAACACTGCCATAATGTTGTTCCTAAGTTAAATGTTAAGTGATTGCTGTTTGTTTGTTGCCACTAAAATCCCTTGTTGAAGAGGCCATCTTACTTTTATGAAAATACCTGTTCTCTAATGGGTTTGAACATTCCATTTCCACCATTTGTCCAGGGTTGAGTCCTGGAATTTTAAGGTAAACTATTTTTTACAAAGactaaataaaaaagattccttatttaattttaactgTGAGAGTGCGCAGCtaaaaacaaaacttgaaaAGCTAAAGCAAAAACCATTGCTTGTCTGAAATTCTAATGATGGAAACCTCGTTTGTTAAATCTCCTTTTTGTATTTCGGATGATAGAATAATGTTTATCACCAAAAAGTTAAAAGCACGTTTGTGCAATACATTGGGAGCGCTTTTCTTTGTTGTGGCCTGGATGCGTGGTACGGATTTTATAAGCTTTTAATATAACATCTAATCTCCACTcttatctttatttttctttttaaatataataaatatcatgtacatataaatttgatttacctttataatatagtttctctatcttttaaaataatataaaaatgctAGTCTTTTCTTTAAACACAGATAAAAttcaataattaatatttttttaaaaaataaaggaattttagaaaatgatttttgcAACATAATTGGTATTATTTTAGAGGAGAACATAAACTGAATATGATGTAACGTAAGAGAAATAAGTTTACCAGTTTTGTTCTGAGCAAAAATAATTTTACCTGTTATCTAGAAGAAAATAGTgtgattttttgaaaaaattgaagCGAAGTAGTGAGGATCAAAAGTCAGGTGATAGGCTGATAGCCCAAGCCACTACACTATTGATATTGTTAAGTTGGGCTCTAATTCTACTTATAGGCCTAAGATACAGAATTGTTGCAACGAATGGGAAGAGCCGTGGGATTAATTGAGCCTGCTAATAAATACGCTACATATTCGTTCACTTTTACAAGGTGATGTGAACCAGTTAGATAATGCAGTCATCCCAAAAGGTTATTGGGAACAATCGTTTCTTTGACCAGCGATTTGAatattctctatatatatatatatatatatatctgtgaAATAGTATTATGTTCAATCACTTCCTTTCAATAGTCTAAAGTCTCCAAGTTATTGAACAAAACCCACACACTAGAAAATGAGTGGAAAGAGCGGCAGCAGCAGCGGTGGAGGAAAGAACGGTGGCAGTGGAGGAGGAAAGAGCAGTGGtggcggtggaggaggaggaggttatATGGTAGCACCAGGTTCAAAAGGTGGAGCTTACATCTCAAGAGGTGGATTTGAGAGTAACCCTCAAGCGTACTTCAGTAACTTGCATGGTAGTGGTAGTGGACAGAACAAGAAGTGAAATTGTGTGTGCTGCTCCTCCTACTAGTACAAGCATGAATTATCGTCTTGtctaattaaataatatgtaaTGAAGTTTGAATAAGTACtgaataaaatgattttaatctCTTATAATTTGTGTTATGGAATGTGTAATACGGTTCTTGAATTAATAATggatccaaaaatataaaccgaaaaatcaatttttagagaaatttgttctttttagttttatgttgttgttgtgtttttttttaataagaatatactaataatataccAATAGATAAATTATGCAATATATTTCACAAATTTACAAGTCAGCAAGAGAGAGCCAACCGTTTGAGATAAGCTGCATTGGatcagaagatgaagaagtagGCGTTCCCCACGAGACGTGATCACACGTGGCAGGAAAAAACATAATCTTCGagattttcttcctttttccatttcccggaaaaaaaaaaatcaattttcttgttgagttgagacgaaggaagaagagagataaCGATTTGGGTGTTTTCTCTCACTACTAAGCTAAACCCACCACCAACCTTTTTGTGGATTCTAGTGGAGAGAAAGAAGCTTTgaatctttctctttttttttttgaaaaaaaaagaaggaataGAATCTAGAGTATCGGATATGTCGAGCTCAGTATCCACTTCGTTGTGCTGTTCGTCAGCCCAGGTCAATGGGTTCGGTCTTAGGCCTCAAAGGTCCCTCCTTTACCAACccatttccttttctttctccaGGTAACAACTCTTATCTTTTCTTCAAAGCCTTGAGTTTTTGATGATTGCAATGGATTCGGTTATTTAAATGAATTGTCTTTCATGTGTTTGTGGATATgactgagagagagagtaaacaaTATGAGCTTCTGATTTGCTATTTGTCACTtgaaaaaagaatcaaaacttTCTTTTGCATTATTATTATGTGAACTCTTTGGCAGAAGGAGAACTCATGATGGTGTTGTGAAGGCCACTGCTCGTGTTGATAAATATTCCAAGAGTGATATCATCGTCTCTCCCTCCATTCTCTCTGCTAATTTCGCCAAATTAGGCGAGCAGgttcttctctcctctctctctctctctctctctctctctctctctctctctctctctttcctttccATGCTTTCCTGTTTCACTTGacttcttgtttgttttttcttttttcttttgcaggtaAAAGCAGTAGAGTGTGCAGGTTGTGATTGGATCCATGTTGATGTGATGGATGGTCGTTTTGTTCCCAACATCACTATTGGACCTCTTGTGGTTGATGCTTTGCGTCCTGTTACTGATCTTCCTCTGGATGTTCATCTTGTAAACCTCGCTCCTTTCtattctatctctctctctctctatatatagatATGGTTTCTTGATGTCACTTTTCAATTTCTCTCTAACACAGATGATAGTGGAACCAGATCTGAGGGTACCAGATTTCATCAAAGCAGGTGCAGACATCGTCAGTGTACACTGTGAGCAGTCATCCACCATCCATTTGCACCGCACTGTCAATCAAGTACTCTTATTTTCTACCTTCCACGGTTTTGAGTTATTGCTTCTGGTGGAATACTATTTTATCACTATTAATCTTACCTTGTGGTGCTGGTTAGATTAAAAGCTTAGGTGCCAAAGCTGGAGTTGTTCTAAACCCTGGAACCCCATTGAGTGCTATAGAATATGTATTGGAGGgtgagtttctttttttctctactCTTCTAACAACACTGCATTTTCTTCAGCGAGGGATGGTAGGATTATAACTCAGTGGGAGTGTAATTTGTTTCTGGAATCAGTGGTGGATCTGGTCTTGATAATGTCGGTCAACCCCGGGTTTGGTGGACAGAGCTTTATCGAAAGCCAAGTTAAGAAAATCTCGGATTTGAGAAGAATGTGTGTCGAAAAGGTAATCTTTGTAGCTGGTTACTTCTTCTGCCTGAGTAATAAGGTTACTGTCATGATCCTCTTCTAACAAAACTTTGTCTTGTGTGTTTTAGGGAGTAAACCCATGGATTGAAGTTGATGGTGGTGTCACTCCAAAGAATGCATACAAGGTGAAGCCTC from Raphanus sativus cultivar WK10039 unplaced genomic scaffold, ASM80110v3 Scaffold3055, whole genome shotgun sequence includes:
- the LOC108837464 gene encoding ribulose-5-phosphate-3-epimerase, chloroplastic; protein product: MSSSVSTSLCCSSAQVNGFGLRPQRSLLYQPISFSFSRRRTHDGVVKATARVDKYSKSDIIVSPSILSANFAKLGEQVKAVECAGCDWIHVDVMDGRFVPNITIGPLVVDALRPVTDLPLDVHLMIVEPDLRVPDFIKAGADIVSVHCEQSSTIHLHRTVNQIKSLGAKAGVVLNPGTPLSAIEYVLEVVDLVLIMSVNPGFGGQSFIESQVKKISDLRRMCVEKGVNPWIEVDGGVTPKNAYKVIEAGANALVAGSAVFGAKDYEEAIKGIKTSKKPEAVAV